One window of Vespa velutina chromosome 2, iVesVel2.1, whole genome shotgun sequence genomic DNA carries:
- the LOC124957808 gene encoding ras guanine nucleotide exchange factor P-like isoform X2: protein MQWRRQRRVTHVIGSSNHVLLLARYQDAPPGEEDEEEGLRNGYVKGQQNDTSPHNFDRNGQAEYKPRRSVVGFSGSSNYASGTSRSRRDESTGSLSQPKIIFNEDEYTRITTPRQDVLFKKGYLSRKKPWASNTSTSATPSTTESQSASHSTAGRDGSETTEDQQLLDRDSTVGEYPPAIDPTAQISYGTFYDHASGYYYEYPMMLVGPAPIPAQIGPSVLAALPCGSVPLRPIEWINPAFVPKLSGQSYCLMDSNEIHYQSGQSTESHAVVTEEHNNASVPVENSNGVWNENGTGSASCNGSIAEEVEEQKVEGTNVIKGEIVKEDNRTEEFYGVVDQCSMIEENNDGSRAPYLEPIVMQQPPIHHVPHVIPAIPQPYMYPGHYMFGPPLVNINGVTIQGGPMIRTTDITTMMGTYTKRRKKKKSRKQRRLALVNAEDDDEEYSSEGENGLSSSRTSWSTTCPALVTTTTTTTTTMTTTTTTTETETATTTTTTMANRPLNPECEEFQLRPVVERAVSLAIPSLPSPSPPQQQQQQQQQQQQQQQQQQQQQAQQQQHTSEETDQLLRTNTFTEGIHENGNDTSCETKYYNTSCKDTNNKEQETTTLNEIYDSNMESFMEDLLSSSSSSSSSSSSSSVSTSSNKQVDSLTNPENRLTDYLSDNKTVNSTKEEITDYVINDARTESKASQRTDIKDVANNSFSANEKICERSTSDVNKFSSILYAEPDKDILINGQRGTDEDNDDSEMMKISSLENYTLLSEKVILSPPSSSSSSSSSSSSSSSSSSSSSSSSSSSSSRLSSQLDLEEEMIITSNLNTRQKEEEEEEKTSESFDTKGTKTILFTKKYNSKDTKFLRETTPVLNLNESNNAIVESNENVTNEIEKAQTKKLTLTIELESVSIVEKNDKNEMEDRVSNESVFETARDYVDNKTVSKDVAEGSNDDSGFETQTHQAEYHITEAVTEWLRRANSPDVFIKTSVIISDSDSVDEDDLDEEPPKNLKGNPIPALSFNSNADDYDQLSCMASCSEFAKINNSIENDKTCNNDISAISKRKTAMYVRGIKKMSGERFARRVVNKDENIFNKVIFSSSDSCQQQEKEEDHKQEDEEEEEEEKFTNKLRNRNLLKKNVVGICEFTEKDSVTGMRVANSSRMNLKRNNTRRARRNGKIHKRPAECMNVKIQRIDVSTEDEGIAEDTMNVKTFEKGEIVVSIDGKLLQISPFAQFVHYVENVSKNINQTDEINLKKTIVGTNKIERKDMDKKNSNSDDDEIESTVASLVSIEEPDVLECWEAETIEPIITPKRMLQSHGTSYEGEAAEEDNFQTEPAIVEHVQKYYRLARGSATSIEEEPYESKINELDLKPFNKSRMVPNSSVELIKGYQGEEIPIIMPNEKDTNIVDELKIPIEEAFEVYENCYMDKSPNSIFQPYNILNRQESERPVSCKAVYCSIQ, encoded by the exons ATGCAGTGGCGCCGACAACGGAGGGTTACCCACGTGATCGGCTCCTCCAATCACGTTTTGCTTTTAGCGAGGTACCAAGATG cTCCACCAGGAgaggaggacgaagaagaaggctTGCGAAACGGATACGTAAAAGGTCAGCAAAATGACACGAGCCCTCATAACTTTGATCGAAATGGACAGGCTGAATATAAACCACGAAGAAGCGTTGTTGGATTCAGTGGTAGCAGTAATTATGCGAGTGGAACATCGAGATCGAGGAGAGACGAATCGACAGGTTCTCTTTCCCAAcctaaaattatattcaatgagGACGAATATACGAGGATTACGACACCTAGACAAGATGTTCTCTTCAAGAAGGGTTATTTATCCCGTAAAAAACCATGGGCTAGTAATACTAGTACCAGTGCTACACCATCAACCACTGAGAGTCAGTCAGCCTCGCATTCAACCGCAGGTAGAG ATGGCAGCGAAACAACAGAGGATCAACAATTATTGGATAGGGATAGCACAGTTGGAGAATATCCTCCAGCAATTGATCCGACAGCGCAAATTAGTTATGGAACATTTTATGATCATGCCAGTggttattattacgaatatcCGATGATGTTGGTTGGACCTGCACCAATTCCTGCCCAAATTGGACCTAGCGTCCTTGCGGCTCTCCCATGTGGTTCGGTACCTTTAAGACCAATAGAATGGATCAATCCAGCTTTTGTACCAAAACTATCTGGACAATCTTATTGCTTGATGGACTCCAATGAGATTCATTATCAG AGTGGTCAAAGTACAGAAAGTCATGCGGTAGTAACGGAAGAACATAATAATGCTTCAGTACCAGTGGAAAATTCTAATGGTGTTTGGAATGAAAATGGTACAGGAAGTGCAAGTTGCAATGGAAGCATTGCTGAGGAAGTCGAAGAACAAAAAGTAGAAGGAACTAATGTGATAAAAGGAGAAATCGTCAAAGAGGATAATCGAACGGAAGAGTTTTATGGTGTAGTGGATCAATGTTCaatgatagaagaaaataatgatggaAGTCGTGCTCCTTATCTCGAGCCAATTGTGATGCAACAACCACCTATACACCACGTGCCACATGTGATACCAGCCATACCACAGCCATATATGTATCCTGGTCACTACATGTTCGGTCCACCACTGGTCAACATTAATG GTGTAACCATACAAGGAGGACCAATGATCAGAACCACCGATATTACAACAATGATGGGAACGTACAccaaaagaaggaagaagaaaaagagtagaaaGCAAAGAAGACTCGCGTTG GTTAACGCGgaagacgacgatgaggaATACAGTTCCGAAGGAGAAAATGGTTTATCGTCTTCCCGGACATCTTGGTCTACTACGTGTCCAGCTTTGgttacaacaacaacaacaacaacaacaacgatgacgacgacgacgacaacgacggaGACCGAGACGGCAACTACGACGACCACGACAATGGCGAATCGACCTCTTAATCCTGAGTGCGAAGAATTTCAACTTCGTCCGGTTGTCGAACGTGCTGTTTCACTTGCGATACCATCATtgccatcaccatcaccaccacaacaacaacaacaacaacaacaacaacaacaacaacaacaacaacaacaacaacagcaacaagcgcaacagcagcagcataCTTCCGAAGAAACCGATCAGTTACTTCGAACGAATACATTTACAGAAGGAATACATGAGAATGGTAATGATACTTCTTGTGAAACGAAGTATTATAATACTTCCTGTAAAGATACAAATAACAAAGAACAGGAAACGACgacattaaatgaaatatacgaTTCGAATATGGAATCATTCATGGAAGATTTgttgtcttcgtcgtcgtcgtcatcgtcgtcgtcgtcgtcgtcgtcggtatCGACGTCGTCGAACAAACAAGTTGACTCTTTGACTAATCCAGAGAATAGACTGACCGACTACCTCTCTGATAACAAAACAGTCAACTCAACGAAAGAGGAGATTACAGACTACGTAATTAATGACGCAAGGACTGAAAGTAAAGCGTCGCAAAGGACTGATATTAAAGATGTTGCTAATAATTCGTTCAGTGCCAATGAAAAAATATGCGAACGATCTACTAGCgacgttaataaattttcatctatATTATACGCGGAACCTGACAaggatatattaataaatggaCAAAGAGGTACGGatgaagataatgacgattcggaaatgatgaaaatttcatctttagaaaattatacgTTACTTtctgaaaaagtaatattgtCGCCgccgtcatcatcgtcgtcctcgtcctcgtcgtcatcatcgtcatcatcatcgtcatcgtcatcatcatcgtcatcatcatcgtcatcgtcgagaTTGTCCAGTCAATTGGATCTCGAggaagaaatgataataactagcAATCTGAATACTCgacagaaggaagaagaagaagaagaaaaaacttcTGAATCGTTTGATACAAAGGGAacaaaaacgatattatttacgaAGAAGTACAATTCGAAGGATACAAAGTTTTTGAGAGAAACAACACCTGTTCTAAACTTAAATGAGAGTAATAATGCAATAGTCGAATCCAATGAAAATGTAACAAATGAAATTGAGAAGGCACAAACGAAGAAACTTACATTAACGATCGAATTGGAATCCGTGTCTattgttgaaaaaaatgataaaaacgaaatggaAGATCGAGTTTCGAATGAGTCCGTATTTGAGACTGCAAGAGACTATGTCGATAATAAGACTGTTAGCAAGGACGTTGCTGAAGGTTCTAACGATGATTCTGGTTTTGAAACTCAAACGCATCAGGCTGAATATCATATAACCGAAGCTGTAACCGAATGGTTACGCAGAGCAAATTCGCCAGATGTATTTATAAAGACGTCAGTGATTATTTCGGACAGCGATAGCGTGGATGAGGATGATTTGGACGAAGAGCCGCCAAAAAACTTGAAAGGCAACCCCATACCTGCACTATCTTTTAATAGCAACGCCGACGATTATGATCAATTGTCGTGCATGGCTAGCTGCAGCGAATTCGCAAAGATTAATAACAGCATTGAGAACGATAAGACATGCAACAACGATATATCAGCAATTTCTAAAAGGAAAACAGCAATGTATGTTCGAGGTATTAAGAAAATGTCAGGAGAGAGATTCGCTAGGCGTGTTGTAAATAaagacgaaaatattttcaacaaagttatattttcttcctcgGATTCTTGTCAAcaacaggaaaaagaagaagaccaCAAacaagaagacgaagaagaagaagaagaagaaaaattcactAACAAATTGAGAAATAGGAATCTgctgaaaaaaaatgttgttgGGATTTGCGAATTTACTGAGAAGGATAGCGTTACGGGTATGAGGGTTGCTAATAGCTCTCGgatgaatttaaaaaggaacaacACGAGGCGTGcgagaagaaatggaaaaattcataaaagacCAGCTGAATGTATGAACGTTAAGATACAACGTATAGATGTGAGTACTGAGGATGAAGGAATTGCAGAAGACACTATGAACGTAAAAACTTttgagaaaggagaaatagtTGTCTCGATAGATGGCAAATTGCTTCAGATTTCACCGTTTGCACAGTTCGTACATTATGTAGAAAAtgtatctaaaaatattaatcaaacagatgagataaatttgaaaaagacaATAGTTGGTACtaataaaatagagagaaaagacatgGATAAGAAAAACAGTAATAGTGACGACGATGAAATCGAAAGTACAGTGGCTTCATTGGTTAGTATAGAGGAACCTGATGTATTAGAATGTTGGGAAGCAGAAACTATTGAACCGATAATAACTCCAAAGAGAATGTTGCAAAGTCATGGTACATCTTATGAAGGAGAAGCCGCGGAagaagataattttcaaacTGAACCAGCTATTGTAGAACATGTACAGAAGTATTACAGATTGGCACGTGGAAGTGCTACGAGTATAGAAGAGGAACCATACGAAAGCAAAATAAATGAGCTCGATCTTAAGCCATTTAATAAATCCAGAATGGTGCCAAATAGTTCTGTTGAATTGATCAAAGGTTACCAAGGAGAAGAAATTCCAATAATAATGCCAAATGAAAAAGACACGAATATTGTGGATGAACTTAAGATACCTATCGAAGAAGCTTTCGAAGTATATGAAAATTGCTACATGGATAAATCACCcaattcaatttttcaacCATATAACATATTAAATCGTCAAGAAAGTGAAAGACCTGTATCATGCAAAGCGGTTTATTGTAGCattcaataa
- the LOC124957808 gene encoding ras guanine nucleotide exchange factor P-like isoform X4, whose translation MGKKGSKRKTRWRTLSIGAPPGEEDEEEGLRNGYVKGQQNDTSPHNFDRNGQAEYKPRRSVVGFSGSSNYASGTSRSRRDESTGSLSQPKIIFNEDEYTRITTPRQDVLFKKGYLSRKKPWASNTSTSATPSTTESQSASHSTAGRGIDGSETTEDQQLLDRDSTVGEYPPAIDPTAQISYGTFYDHASGYYYEYPMMLVGPAPIPAQIGPSVLAALPCGSVPLRPIEWINPAFVPKLSGQSYCLMDSNEIHYQSGQSTESHAVVTEEHNNASVPVENSNGVWNENGTGSASCNGSIAEEVEEQKVEGTNVIKGEIVKEDNRTEEFYGVVDQCSMIEENNDGSRAPYLEPIVMQQPPIHHVPHVIPAIPQPYMYPGHYMFGPPLVNINGVTIQGGPMIRTTDITTMMGTYTKRRKKKKSRKQRRLALVNAEDDDEEYSSEGENGLSSSRTSWSTTCPALVTTTTTTTTTMTTTTTTTETETATTTTTTMANRPLNPECEEFQLRPVVERAVSLAIPSLPSPSPPQQQQQQQQQQQQQQQQQQQQQAQQQQHTSEETDQLLRTNTFTEGIHENGNDTSCETKYYNTSCKDTNNKEQETTTLNEIYDSNMESFMEDLLSSSSSSSSSSSSSSVSTSSNKQVDSLTNPENRLTDYLSDNKTVNSTKEEITDYVINDARTESKASQRTDIKDVANNSFSANEKICERSTSDVNKFSSILYAEPDKDILINGQRGTDEDNDDSEMMKISSLENYTLLSEKVILSPPSSSSSSSSSSSSSSSSSSSSSSSSSSSSSRLSSQLDLEEEMIITSNLNTRQKEEEEEEKTSESFDTKGTKTILFTKKYNSKDTKFLRETTPVLNLNESNNAIVESNENVTNEIEKAQTKKLTLTIELESVSIVEKNDKNEMEDRVSNESVFETARDYVDNKTVSKDVAEGSNDDSGFETQTHQAEYHITEAVTEWLRRANSPDVFIKTSVIISDSDSVDEDDLDEEPPKNLKGNPIPALSFNSNADDYDQLSCMASCSEFAKINNSIENDKTCNNDISAISKRKTAMYVRGIKKMSGERFARRVVNKDENIFNKVIFSSSDSCQQQEKEEDHKQEDEEEEEEEKFTNKLRNRNLLKKNVVGICEFTEKDSVTGMRVANSSRMNLKRNNTRRARRNGKIHKRPAECMNVKIQRIDVSTEDEGIAEDTMNVKTFEKGEIVVSIDGKLLQISPFAQFVHYVENVSKNINQTDEINLKKTIVGTNKIERKDMDKKNSNSDDDEIESTVASLVSIEEPDVLECWEAETIEPIITPKRMLQSHGTSYEGEAAEEDNFQTEPAIVEHVQKYYRLARGSATSIEEEPYESKINELDLKPFNKSRMVPNSSVELIKGYQGEEIPIIMPNEKDTNIVDELKIPIEEAFEVYENCYMDKSPNSIFQPYNILNRQESERPVSCKAVYCSIQ comes from the exons cTCCACCAGGAgaggaggacgaagaagaaggctTGCGAAACGGATACGTAAAAGGTCAGCAAAATGACACGAGCCCTCATAACTTTGATCGAAATGGACAGGCTGAATATAAACCACGAAGAAGCGTTGTTGGATTCAGTGGTAGCAGTAATTATGCGAGTGGAACATCGAGATCGAGGAGAGACGAATCGACAGGTTCTCTTTCCCAAcctaaaattatattcaatgagGACGAATATACGAGGATTACGACACCTAGACAAGATGTTCTCTTCAAGAAGGGTTATTTATCCCGTAAAAAACCATGGGCTAGTAATACTAGTACCAGTGCTACACCATCAACCACTGAGAGTCAGTCAGCCTCGCATTCAACCGCAGGTAGAGGTATAG ATGGCAGCGAAACAACAGAGGATCAACAATTATTGGATAGGGATAGCACAGTTGGAGAATATCCTCCAGCAATTGATCCGACAGCGCAAATTAGTTATGGAACATTTTATGATCATGCCAGTggttattattacgaatatcCGATGATGTTGGTTGGACCTGCACCAATTCCTGCCCAAATTGGACCTAGCGTCCTTGCGGCTCTCCCATGTGGTTCGGTACCTTTAAGACCAATAGAATGGATCAATCCAGCTTTTGTACCAAAACTATCTGGACAATCTTATTGCTTGATGGACTCCAATGAGATTCATTATCAG AGTGGTCAAAGTACAGAAAGTCATGCGGTAGTAACGGAAGAACATAATAATGCTTCAGTACCAGTGGAAAATTCTAATGGTGTTTGGAATGAAAATGGTACAGGAAGTGCAAGTTGCAATGGAAGCATTGCTGAGGAAGTCGAAGAACAAAAAGTAGAAGGAACTAATGTGATAAAAGGAGAAATCGTCAAAGAGGATAATCGAACGGAAGAGTTTTATGGTGTAGTGGATCAATGTTCaatgatagaagaaaataatgatggaAGTCGTGCTCCTTATCTCGAGCCAATTGTGATGCAACAACCACCTATACACCACGTGCCACATGTGATACCAGCCATACCACAGCCATATATGTATCCTGGTCACTACATGTTCGGTCCACCACTGGTCAACATTAATG GTGTAACCATACAAGGAGGACCAATGATCAGAACCACCGATATTACAACAATGATGGGAACGTACAccaaaagaaggaagaagaaaaagagtagaaaGCAAAGAAGACTCGCGTTG GTTAACGCGgaagacgacgatgaggaATACAGTTCCGAAGGAGAAAATGGTTTATCGTCTTCCCGGACATCTTGGTCTACTACGTGTCCAGCTTTGgttacaacaacaacaacaacaacaacaacgatgacgacgacgacgacaacgacggaGACCGAGACGGCAACTACGACGACCACGACAATGGCGAATCGACCTCTTAATCCTGAGTGCGAAGAATTTCAACTTCGTCCGGTTGTCGAACGTGCTGTTTCACTTGCGATACCATCATtgccatcaccatcaccaccacaacaacaacaacaacaacaacaacaacaacaacaacaacaacaacaacaacaacagcaacaagcgcaacagcagcagcataCTTCCGAAGAAACCGATCAGTTACTTCGAACGAATACATTTACAGAAGGAATACATGAGAATGGTAATGATACTTCTTGTGAAACGAAGTATTATAATACTTCCTGTAAAGATACAAATAACAAAGAACAGGAAACGACgacattaaatgaaatatacgaTTCGAATATGGAATCATTCATGGAAGATTTgttgtcttcgtcgtcgtcgtcatcgtcgtcgtcgtcgtcgtcgtcggtatCGACGTCGTCGAACAAACAAGTTGACTCTTTGACTAATCCAGAGAATAGACTGACCGACTACCTCTCTGATAACAAAACAGTCAACTCAACGAAAGAGGAGATTACAGACTACGTAATTAATGACGCAAGGACTGAAAGTAAAGCGTCGCAAAGGACTGATATTAAAGATGTTGCTAATAATTCGTTCAGTGCCAATGAAAAAATATGCGAACGATCTACTAGCgacgttaataaattttcatctatATTATACGCGGAACCTGACAaggatatattaataaatggaCAAAGAGGTACGGatgaagataatgacgattcggaaatgatgaaaatttcatctttagaaaattatacgTTACTTtctgaaaaagtaatattgtCGCCgccgtcatcatcgtcgtcctcgtcctcgtcgtcatcatcgtcatcatcatcgtcatcgtcatcatcatcgtcatcatcatcgtcatcgtcgagaTTGTCCAGTCAATTGGATCTCGAggaagaaatgataataactagcAATCTGAATACTCgacagaaggaagaagaagaagaagaaaaaacttcTGAATCGTTTGATACAAAGGGAacaaaaacgatattatttacgaAGAAGTACAATTCGAAGGATACAAAGTTTTTGAGAGAAACAACACCTGTTCTAAACTTAAATGAGAGTAATAATGCAATAGTCGAATCCAATGAAAATGTAACAAATGAAATTGAGAAGGCACAAACGAAGAAACTTACATTAACGATCGAATTGGAATCCGTGTCTattgttgaaaaaaatgataaaaacgaaatggaAGATCGAGTTTCGAATGAGTCCGTATTTGAGACTGCAAGAGACTATGTCGATAATAAGACTGTTAGCAAGGACGTTGCTGAAGGTTCTAACGATGATTCTGGTTTTGAAACTCAAACGCATCAGGCTGAATATCATATAACCGAAGCTGTAACCGAATGGTTACGCAGAGCAAATTCGCCAGATGTATTTATAAAGACGTCAGTGATTATTTCGGACAGCGATAGCGTGGATGAGGATGATTTGGACGAAGAGCCGCCAAAAAACTTGAAAGGCAACCCCATACCTGCACTATCTTTTAATAGCAACGCCGACGATTATGATCAATTGTCGTGCATGGCTAGCTGCAGCGAATTCGCAAAGATTAATAACAGCATTGAGAACGATAAGACATGCAACAACGATATATCAGCAATTTCTAAAAGGAAAACAGCAATGTATGTTCGAGGTATTAAGAAAATGTCAGGAGAGAGATTCGCTAGGCGTGTTGTAAATAaagacgaaaatattttcaacaaagttatattttcttcctcgGATTCTTGTCAAcaacaggaaaaagaagaagaccaCAAacaagaagacgaagaagaagaagaagaagaaaaattcactAACAAATTGAGAAATAGGAATCTgctgaaaaaaaatgttgttgGGATTTGCGAATTTACTGAGAAGGATAGCGTTACGGGTATGAGGGTTGCTAATAGCTCTCGgatgaatttaaaaaggaacaacACGAGGCGTGcgagaagaaatggaaaaattcataaaagacCAGCTGAATGTATGAACGTTAAGATACAACGTATAGATGTGAGTACTGAGGATGAAGGAATTGCAGAAGACACTATGAACGTAAAAACTTttgagaaaggagaaatagtTGTCTCGATAGATGGCAAATTGCTTCAGATTTCACCGTTTGCACAGTTCGTACATTATGTAGAAAAtgtatctaaaaatattaatcaaacagatgagataaatttgaaaaagacaATAGTTGGTACtaataaaatagagagaaaagacatgGATAAGAAAAACAGTAATAGTGACGACGATGAAATCGAAAGTACAGTGGCTTCATTGGTTAGTATAGAGGAACCTGATGTATTAGAATGTTGGGAAGCAGAAACTATTGAACCGATAATAACTCCAAAGAGAATGTTGCAAAGTCATGGTACATCTTATGAAGGAGAAGCCGCGGAagaagataattttcaaacTGAACCAGCTATTGTAGAACATGTACAGAAGTATTACAGATTGGCACGTGGAAGTGCTACGAGTATAGAAGAGGAACCATACGAAAGCAAAATAAATGAGCTCGATCTTAAGCCATTTAATAAATCCAGAATGGTGCCAAATAGTTCTGTTGAATTGATCAAAGGTTACCAAGGAGAAGAAATTCCAATAATAATGCCAAATGAAAAAGACACGAATATTGTGGATGAACTTAAGATACCTATCGAAGAAGCTTTCGAAGTATATGAAAATTGCTACATGGATAAATCACCcaattcaatttttcaacCATATAACATATTAAATCGTCAAGAAAGTGAAAGACCTGTATCATGCAAAGCGGTTTATTGTAGCattcaataa